The following nucleotide sequence is from Gemmatimonadota bacterium.
GTTCTGCTTGCAGCCGCGGAAAGGGACTTTCACGCTCTTCGAGGCATGCAAGATATTACGGTCTTCGCCGACGAAATTTTCGGTTTTCACGTTCAGCAGGCTGCAGAGAAACTGTTCAAGGCTTGGCTTGCGTTGCTTGGTGAGACGTATCCACCTACGCATGATCTGGCCATGCTGGTTGAAATGGTTAAAGCCCAGGAAGCTGCCGTTTTGGAATTTGACATCCTCGTGGAATACACCTCTTTTGCTGTTCAATTTCGCTACGGACCAAGTGATCAAGGAACCTCCCCACTCAACCGATCCTTGGCAGTCCGGCACGTAGAAGCTCTGCTGAATTTGGTTCGGAGCCGGCTTTTGGATTCATAATCACGCCACCCCGGCCGTGTAGGTTACTCCCACCACCTAGTCCGCAGCATTCGCCGCCTGGATCGCCGCGTGGATGTACCCGTAGGCATAGGCGAATCCCACCTGGCCCGCTTCGGGCCCCGAAATGCCGGGCACGTGGTCCGGCATGATCATGTACTCGTACCCCACTTCCTTGTAGGTGCGCATCGCCTTCAGCATGTCGACGTCGCCCTCGTCGGGGAACACCTCCACGAAGTTGTTCAGCCGTCCCTTGATATTCCGGAAATGGACGTTGAAGATCTTCTTCCTGGTGCCGAAGTAGCGGATCACGTCGAAGATCTCCTCGGAGGGATTCTCCAGGCTTTCCGACATGCAGCCCTGGCAGAAATTCAGCCCGTTGTATGGACTGTCGTACAGGTCGATGAGTTTCTTAAAGCCGTCCGACATGCCCAGCACGCGGGCGACGCCGCGGTAGGTTCTTCCGTGCCCGATGCCCGGGTCCGACGGGTGGCACGCCATCTGGACCTTGTATTCCTCGGCCACGGGAATGATCGTCTTCAGCCAGTGATCGATGCGCTCCCACATCTCGTCCTCGTCGGCGGGACCGCCTTCGAATTCGGGCCGGGCCTGGTCCAGCTTGTCGTAGTCGAAGGACGACAGCTTCGCGCCGCCGCGGCCGTATTTGGGCTCGGTACGCAGGTGACCCAGCAGGGTGATGTTGTAGTTCAGTCCCCGCAACCCGGCCTCGGAGGCCATGCGCACGGTCTCGCACATGCGGTCCAGCGCGCGGTCCCGCGCATCGCTCTTCCCTAGGAAGATGGCGCCGGCTTCGTTGTCGAAGGCGCTGGAGGAGCCCAGGGGGATATGGATCATCTCGAGGTTGATTCCGTACCGGTCGAACCGTTCGCGCTGGGCTTTCAGCAGGTCGGCCGTCCACTCGGCCCAGGGCTCCTCCGGCGTCTGGTCCACGTTGAATACGCCGAGTTGGGCCAGGACCTCGATATCCGTATCGTTGCGGCACCGGGTCTGCGTTCCGATGTACATGTATAGCCTCCATGGTTCGGTGATCAGGTCGCTTCTTCGGGTTCTTCCTGCATGGTCTTGCCGAAAATACGCACGCGCTTGCCGGCGAGCAGGTCCCTCAGCTTGCTCCGGATGGCCCAGAGACACGCGAGAGACGGGACCACCATCAGCGCCGTGATGATGAAAAAGGTCCCCCAGTCGCCATCGAGCCAGTCGACCATCTCGCCGGAGGACGCCGCGAAGAGGGTTCGCCCCGCCGTTCCGATCGAAGCCAGCAGCGCGTATTGCGTGGCCGTATAGGTCCGGTCGACGAGCATCGAGATAAAGGCGACGAATATGACCGTCGCGAAGGCGCCCGTAATGTCGTCCGCCACGACGGCGGTCGCGAACATCAACTCGGACTTGCCCGTCCAGGCCAGTGTGGCGAACAGCAGATTGGTGGCCGCCATGGCGATCCCGGCCGCGAACATGGCCGGCACCAGTCCGACCCGAATGGCGAAGAACCCGCCCAGCACGGTGAAGGCCACGGTGACGACCCATCCCAGTCCCTTGGAGTAGAGGGCGATGTCCGACAGGGTGAATCCGATCTCCCTGTAGAAGATGAGGGACATGCGGCCCAGGAACGCTTCGCCGATCTTGAACAGGAAGACGAATCCGAGCACGGCGGCGGCGATGGCGAATCCGTTGCGCCGGAAGAAGCTCGTCAACGGATTGGCCACGGTGCCCGCGAACCAGGCGACAACGCGCCCGAATCCACTCGGCAGCGCCAGGCCGGAGGCAATTCGTTCGTCGTCCTCGGCCTGTGCCGCGATGCGATCGGCGGCGTTGGTCTCCCGGACGAAGGCGAGGCCGATGTTGCAGAGCATGACCACTGCTCCGAGACAGAGAAAGGTGGTCTGCCAGTAGTCTTCGACGCCGGCGTTCTGCAGGGCTTGCGCGGTCTCCAGGGCGATCACGCCGCCGAGTTTGAAACCCGTCCACCACCCGACGACGGCCGTGGCCGCGCCGGCGGCCATGGATTCCGATTCCGACGTGCCGATCTGCTCGATGCGCAACGCGTCGATCGCAATGTCCTGGGTGGCGGACGCGATGGCTATGACGAGTCCGATGGCTACGACCACGCTGAGGTCCGCCGTCGGTTGGGCGAGACTCCAGAGCACCAGGCAAGCCAGGATGACGGCCTGGAGCGTAACGATCCAGGCCCGCCGGTGGCCGAGCCATCCGGTCAGCAGTGGCAACCGTATGCGGTCGATCAGCGGCGCCCAGAGGAAGTTGAAGGCGTACACGCCGAAGATCAGGCTGGCCCAGCCTATGGCCGTGCGGGAAAGCCCGTCTTCTTTCAACCAGAGATTGAGGCAGCTGCCGATGAGCACCCAGGGGAATCCGCTGATGATCCCGAGCAGCAGAATGCGGGCCATGCGGCGCTCGAAGTAGATCGACAGCGATTCCCTGAAGCTTCGCAAGGTGTCTCCCCGGTTGCGGTTCGTGCCCGATCCGGCCGTGGTTGGGATGGGGTGTTGAAGACGACGGGAATGTACGCACCCCCACAGGCATCGTCAATTGAATTGCAGGGGGCCGGACCATCGTCTGCCGCCGCCCCGGACCACCCGATCCGGTGGGGAATACGAAGGCGGTAGTCGTTGACAGGGCGGTGGAATTCCAATAGGATAGAACCATGTTTTCGGCTGGAACAACGTGGTTAAAACCGTCTCTGGCACTACGGCTTTGCGGCGGCATATGGTTCGCCGGCGTGCTGGTGCTTTTTCTTACCGGATGCGGCTCGTCCGGTCCGGACGCGGATCCAGCGGATCCTGATGACAAGGAAGCCGCTGCCCGGACGTTCATGACCCAACTGGTCGAAGGCACGATCACGCCGGGGACAATCGGCTTCCACGAGATCCCCGGGGAGTTCGTGCAGGACGGAAAGACGTTGTATGCCCGGTACGGCTGTACCGTGTGCCACGGCCTGGACGGCCATGGCGACGGCCCGATTTCCTACACGCTGAAACCCCCGCCCCGCGATTTCCGGGACCCGGGGGCCTACCGCATCGGCCGCGACGTGGTCACGATCGCCGGCATGCTGAAAGACGGCATCCCCGACAGCCCGTCCATGGTACCTTTCCCCCATATCAAGGACGAGGAGCGCTTCAAGATCGCCATGTATGTCGCTTCACTCCAGCCGTCTGCGGACGCGCCTTCTACTGAATCCGAGGAAACAAAATGATGCATTGGACCCGGAGCGGGCGGTCGCGATGGTTGTTTGTATCCCTGGTGGTCTTCGTCTTCGGCTGCCAGCCGGCGGACGACCTGGAGATCACCGGCGCCTGGGTCAGGGCCACGCCGCCGAACCGCGACGTTACCGCCGCCTACCTGGTCATCGAAAACCGGTCGGACCGACCCCGGGAACTGCTGTCCGTCGAGACGACGGCCGCGGAGTACACGGAACTGCACACCATGCGCCAGGTCGACGATATGATGGAGATGAAGAAGATTGAACGCCTGGTGGTTCCGGCGCACGGCGAGGCGGCATTGGAGCCCGGCGGAAACCACATCATGTTGTTCGGCGTGAAACGGCAGTTGGCGGAAGGCGACTCGGTGTCCCTCACGTTGCGTTTCGCAGACCAGTCGACCCGGAACGTAACGGCCGAGGTGCTGAAGGGCATGTGACAGGCGGGTACGATATGGGCGTGATACGCCGTACCATACAATTCAAAATCCCGTGGCATCGATCCGGGTTTTTTACTCACCTGGTCACCATGCTTGCCGCGTTCCTGCTGCTCTTCCCCGGCTGCCGCGCCGAACCACCGCCACCACCCCAGATCGACATCCCCGAGTTGCTGGACTACGGCGAACGTTTCGGCGGCGATTTCACGCTGACCGACCAGGACGAGGCGCGGTTCGACCTCTCGGAACACCGCGGCGATGCGTTTCTTATCTTCTTCGGCTACACCTACTGCCCCGATGCCTGTCCTCTCATGCTCTCCAAGCTGGCAGCCGTCTACGACGTGCTCGATCTCGCACCCGGCCAGAGCGTGCGCACGATATACATTACCGTCGATCCCTCGCGCGACACGCCGAAACAGCTCAGGGAGTACCTGGCGTACTTCTCTACGGTGGACGTCCGCGGGCTCACGGGATCGAAAGAGGAGATCGACGAGGTCGCCGAACAGTACGGCGTGCTGTACAAGTTCCAGGAGCCGAACGAAGCGGGCCATTATCTGGTGGCCCACACGACCACGCTGTTCCTGGTGGACCGGGAGGGCCGGCTGCGTTACCGATTCCATCCGAGCGACACGCCGGAGTTAATCGCGGCGGGCGTAAAACTGCTCTTCGAGTAGCCAACACTTGTTCCGAGGCGCCCCCGCCATCGGTTGGGGAAACTTGACGAATCACGAAGTCAGGAGATATGAAGAAAAACGCAGTTTTTTTCAACCCCCCCTTGACAGATATACTAATCATATGTATAGTATATCATCATGTCCATGACACGGGCATAACGACCACCGCATCAGAATACCCTCGCGTCCCTTAGCGGACCCGCACCCCGCGGACCTTCAGCGTCCCCGTGCTACTTCTGATCGCAGAAAGCAGGCACGGGGATTTTCATGTCCGCGAGAACCGCAATTTCACCTCCCGAATCTGATTCGCAAGACCGGAGTCGGACGCCGGCGCTTCCTGCCGGCTTTCCAATGGGGTTCAGGCGCTTAGCACTCCCCCGCAAGGCCGCATCACGTCCGCGCTTTCCGCCGGCATCCGCCGTATGCTGCAAGCGATATCGACGATCATATCATTCAAACACACATCCGCTATATCCATGCTAAAGGAGTTCACCATGCAAAGCCCCATTTACTACTACGCCCTGCGGACGCTCATCGGGATCCTCCTGATCGGCCTCATCGCCATGGATATCCATGGCCAGCAAAGCACCGTTACAGACGCCACCAAGAGCGCCTATGACTTCGACAGCCTGTCCGGCGTCATGGACGCGGACCAGGTGGACTACTTTTCGGGCAACTGGTCGTATACGCTTCCCCTGGGCGAAGCGGAAGGCGCGGGCGGCCTGTCCCTGCCCCTGATCCTGCGCTACAGCAGCGCGGTGACGGGCACGGACCGGCTGATCAGGCTCTCCGACGACCCCGCGGCCACCTCCACGATCAGCCAGGGCACGGTCACGCTGAACAACGCCACGTGGGTGGGCCTGGGCTGGAACCTGGAGTTCGGAGCGATCCGGGTGACCGGCGGCCACAACCTGACGGACCTGAGCAGCCCGGTGAACCATCCCTTTTCCTTCAACCTGTCGCTGTCGCTGCCCGACGGCTCGCACCGCCTGGTGCGCCAGCTAGACGAATCGCGGCGCGCCTCGGATACGGGCGCCTCGCTGCCCCCCACCAACGTGTACTACGCCGAGAACCGGCGCTTCATGGACATCAGGTGGAACTACGACCGCAATGATCCGCTGGCCTCCACATGGACGGCGCGGACCATCTCGGGCCTGATCTACACCTTCGGGGCCGTATCGATGGGAGAGAACGACTACGGCATGAACCTGACCGTCAAGGGGGGCGCGGTGCAGGAGGGGCGTTTCGACGAGATCCAGCCGGAGCTGGTGTACCAGTGGAACCTGGCCGAGATAAGGGACCAGGCCGGCAACACGATCCGGTTCCGGTATGCCTCCGACGGCCCGGTGACCACGGTCAGGGACCGGGCGAAGGAGCGGGCCGAAGCCACGCGCTCCTTTCGCAACCTGTTAGGCTTCGCCGACATCGACCCGCGCTTCCCGGGCGGGATAACGATCGGTCAGAGCCGCACCAACCTGACCGTGGTCAAGACGTTCAACACGGCGCACCTCTCGGAGGTCGTCCTCGCCGGAGCGGACGGCGAGGTCGCGCGCAGGATACGGACCGAGACGAGCGCCCGGCCCGACATCCATATCGCTACGCATACGCCGCGCAATACCAACACGCCGGTGAAGATCACCTACGACAACTACTTCGACACGCCCGCGGGCGAGACCCTGCCCTACGGGCACTACCTGGCCGGCGACAACCGCAGCTACCGGATGTACGACGGCATCGCGAGCGCGCACCGCCTCGACGCCCTGACCGTCACCGACGGAGGTGGCAACCAGGTTGCCCGGTACGCCTTCCAGTACGAAGACGACAAGAACCTGCAAAAGCGGCCGCCGGTGGCCCCGGGCGACAACGCGCGCACGCTGTTGCTCGAAAGCATCAGCGTCATGGGCACGGGAACCGCCGCTTCCGACCGGCTGCCGCCGTACCGCTTCACCAACACCCTTGCGGACAGTTATCGCATGACGAAGATGGTCACGCCCGCGGGCGGGGAGATGAAGATAGGTTACGAGGGGATCCCCGTGCCGGACACCACCTGGACGAAGCACATCAATTTCGATGAAGCCTTCTTCGACCGTTCGCGGCGCGTCAGGCACCGGATCTGGGACGCCGACGGCAGCGGGGGACCGGTCCCGCCGGACACCACGGCGTTCGCCTACGTGGAGACCGCCCCGGTCATGGATACCGTCGACAGCCGGCGCATGCGGCGGATCACCTTCCCCGTGGTGGACGAGGTCCTGCCCGGCGGCCATGGCAAGATACGGCGCGACTACGTGGGCGAGGCGGACCTGGACGCCCTGGGCCTCTCGGCCACCGACAGGCGGCACGAGGCCGAAAGGGACATCCGCAGAGGTCTCCTGGAGCGGACGATCCACTACGACGCCTCGGGAACCGTGGTCCAGCGGCAGCGGACCGCCTGGCGGGTCACGGCGGCGGGCACCTGGACCGGCGACTGGCAGTGGTACTACCACCGGGGCATCCCCCAGCAGGCGTACTGGATCAGGGCCGATACGCTTACCACCACGAAAGACGGGGTCGCCGCCACGACGGTGCAGACCCACAACGCGAACAATGGCCTCATCGCCAGCAGGACGCTCAAGTCCGGCGCCCACACGCTGCGCGTCACCGAGACGAGCTACCACGCCGACCAGGTGACGAGCAGTGCCGTGGCCCCGGCCTTCGGGCAGCCGGTGCTCGACACCTCCCTGTCGCAGGGAGAGCGGGTGCACGCCGCCTTCCTGGGCTCCGGCGACCCGGAAGCGGCCTCGGTGGAGGCGTTCCTGAACGCGGGCTCGAGCGTGGAGAGCGTGGGCGTCTACGACTTCGAGGGCGGCCTCTTCCCCGCGGCCGACCATGACGTGTTGCGCATCCGGGGCACGATCGGTACCGACCAGCTGCAGGGCACGGGCAACATGTACGCCGCCGCCACGGTGACCGTCGACTGGAAGGACGGCGGTTCAAGCGTGGCAGGTTCGTTCATGCAGAGCGTGCCCTCGGGCGCCGATCTTTCGCCCGAAGAAGCGCCCTTCGACGTCCTCGTTCCGGTGCCGGCAAGCGCCGACAGCGCCCGCGTCAACCTCGAGTTGCACGCCGCCGTGTACAAGCCGCAGCAGGCCGTATACCGCAAGATCAGGGTCTACGCGAAGGACTTGGAGGTCACCGGCCTTTCCTCAGGCGACCCCGAGGACGCGTACCTGCTGAGCGCCCACGTCCTGGACCGGCCCCACGTCGTCACCGTCAAAGACGGCTCGGGCAGGAGGATAAAGGCCGACAGATACCGCTACGGACGGTTCGTCACCGGAAGCAACGCCCTCGTCCTGCCCGACACCACCTCGGCCTGGCTCGACGGGAACGGCGACGGCCAGGTGTCATCCGGTGAATGGATCGATCGCCGGGTGGCGACGGCCTACGACGCCTACGGCAACCTGACCGAGGCACAGGACGCCCACGGCACGGTGACGTCCACGATCCGGGGTTACGGGAAGATGCGGCCGGTGGCCTCGTTCACCGGCGCCGCGGCGCCTGAAGCAGTCGCCGAGGTCTTCGACGAGCACGGATCCTGGGACGATCTGACGGCCCCGGACGCGGGCGCATGGTCGAAAACCGGAACCGGCACGCCGGCTCCGGCCGGCGGCGTACTGTCCCTGGACAACGCCGTGGCGCGCAGGAACCTTCCCGCCAACGCGAGCGGCGTCTTCGAGATCGACGTCAAGGCGGGCGCCGAAGACGAGCAGACCGCCATAGCGCTCGCCGGAGGCAGCGGAACGGGTACCGAACGGATCAAGTGGGTCTTCGACGCGGACGGGGCGTTCAAGGCCTTGAGCGGGACAACCCTGGCCGCGGCCGGCGCCTCCTACGCCGCCAACCAGTGGTACCGCGTGAAGATAGGGTGGAGCGGCCAGACCTGGTGGGCGCACGTCGACGGCGTGCGCTATCCCGCCTCGGGTACGTACGAGGTGGCGTCAGGCGGCAATATCAACCAGGTGAGACTCTCCAACGGATCGTCGCCTGGCAGCGCGTCGTTCGACAACCTGCGCGCATGGCCCCACGGCGTCCGGCCGGCGGCCATGACCACCTTCGATCCGGTCGCCCTGGACGCCATTGCCGTCACCGATGCGAACGGACATACCGTCAGGTACCTGAGGGACGGCCTGAGGCGCGTCGTGCAGACCATCGACGGAAAAGGGCGCCTGATCGCCCAGCGCGACCACGCCTTCTCACGCGGCGGCGGCAGCAGCGCGTACAGCACCGGAAGACCCAACCGCCAGACCGACATCGCCTACCCTTCCAGGGACGGCCACAAAGATCTCTCGAAGGACGGGCACCGGACCCTGGTCCGCGGCACAGGCGACCGCCTCAAGGAGGGCGTCAGCCTGGCAACCAGCGGACCCTATGTCGTCGAAGCCGGCGAGACCGTCACCCTGAAGGCCAGCGCACGCATCATACTGAGGCCCGGCTTCCATGCGAAGGCCGGATCGAATTTCCGTGCCGGCATTGACCCCCTGGCAGGCGGCGATGAAGTGACCGGGACCGGAGACATATCCTACAACCAGGAAAAGGAAGGGAAGCAGTCCGTGAAGCTCGGGGCCGCCTCCGTGCTGGAGACCGGCAGGCTCTCCGGACACGTCACGGCCAGGGCCGACTTCCACCCGGGCAACGCCGCCTCGGGCAAAACCGTCATCCTGTCCTTCGAGGACGGGGACGACTACGTCCGCATGGTCTACGACGGCGGCAGCGTCAAGCTGGAAAGCAGCATCAGCGGCAGCACGGCCTCCACCGCCATGGCGCCCGGATACAACCGAAACTGGCCCTGGGCCCGCGTCGAGATGGAACTTGTGCCCTCAGGCAAGGTGAACGCATGGCTCTACGGCCACCGGGACACCCGGTTCAAGGGGGCAAAGGGCTCGGTGACCGTACCCTCAGGATGGACGCCCGCATTCAAAGCCGAGGGCGAGACCGGAAACGGATACCTGGCTGGCCTCTACGTGGGACCGGCAGAGGTTCTTTCCACCTCCTTCGACGGCCTGGCCCGCCGGATACAGACCCGCGCGCGGGCTGGTGAAAACGATGTCGTCACCCAGACCGGGTACAACCGCGCGGGCAAGCCCGAAAAACTCCTCGGGCCGGTGCATCAGGCGCCTTCATACACCTACGGCGCACTGACCAGCGCCGCCGCCGGAAGCCGCATCACCACGACCGCCTACGACGACGATCCCCTCCTCAGGGTCTCCCGCGTCATACCCCCCGGACACGCCGCCGCCACCGCCGTCGACACCCGCTACGGATACTGGGGCGCCGAATCCGGACGCGGCCGATCCTACATGACCGTCGACGACGAAAAGGGTATAAACACCGCCACCGTCTACGACGCCTACGGGCGCATGATCCACGTCATCGCCGACTCGGCGGGGACGGACTCGAATACAGGGAACAACAGGACGTCTTTTGCCTACGACGCCCTGGATCGTCTGGTCTCCACCACCATGCCGGGCGGCGGGACTTCTGCCTATGCCTACGACACCCTGGGACGCATGGTCAGCAGAAAATATCCCGATGCCGACGCGGCTACGCTGTACAAGTACGACGACCTGGGGCGCGTGCGTTTTTCGCAGGACGCGCGCCAGAGCGCGGCAGGCAAGGTGACATTCACCGTGTACGACGCCTTCGGGCGCGTGACCCGCACGGGAGAGGCGGACGCCACGTTCTCTGGGCTCGATCCCGAAAGCGCCTATCCCTTCGAGACGGACAACACTTCGTGGCGAAGCCGCATGACCTACGACGGCGACGGGGTCGCAGGCGACGGGGTCGCAGGCGGGCCCAACTACGCCCAGGGGCGCCTGATCAAAGCCGAGGAGAATAACGACGCGGACGCGGTGGCGGAAGTCACCCATCGCTACGCCTACGACCACCTGGGCAGCGTGCGCGTCAAGCAGGTGGAAATCGAGGGACTCACCGGCGCGAAGACGCTGGAATACGTCCACGACCTCGCCGGAAGGATCACCAGGATAATCTATCCCGACGGCGCGCAGGCCCGCTATGCCTACGACGGCGCCGGGCGGCTCACACGCGTGTGGGACGCGCAAGGCAAGACCCTGGCGGCATACACCCATACCGCGGCAGGCAACGTCAAAACCCACAATGTGGGCCACGATGTGGCCGATGGCGCGGGCGATGCCATCGCCAGCGGCACCTACGCCTACAACCCGCGCGAATGGGTCACGGGCATCGACTATCCCGGCAGGTTCACCCTGAGCCAGCAGTATGATGCCGCCGGTAACGTCACCGCCCAGAACTACCGCCGCGCCGCGGCCGATTCGCTCAAGGCCGCGACCTATACCTACGACGACCTGCACCGGCTCACCGGCTTCAGCCTGGGCGGCGCCAGCCGGCGGTCCTACCGCTACGACCGAAGCGGCAACATCACCCGGGTGGTGACCGGCGGCAGCACGCTAAGCTACAACTACTCGGCCGCCTCCACGCCCAACCGCCTGGACAGCACCACCGGTACGGGAGGCATGACGTTCGCCTACAACCGGAACGGATGGATGACGGCAATGGGGGACGCGTCCCTGACCTACGACTACCGCGGGCTCGCCACCGGACACGGCAACGCACGGTATCTCATGGACCCGGATCAAAGGCGCGTAAAGAAGACGATCGGAACGGCCGTGACCTACTACCTGCGGGGAGCGGACGGAAGCGTGCTTGCCGAGTACACGGATCAGACCCAGTTTGCAAGGTACGTGTACGCCGGCAGCAGGCGCATCGCAAGGATAGCAGGAGGTAGCGCAAGCTACTACCTGGCCGATCACCTGGGAAGCACCCGGAGCTTGATCGACGGGGAAGGCGCCGTCACCGCCGCCTACGACTACTGGCCCTACGGCGGGCTGCTGGCCTCGAGCGGCGCCGGCGCCACGCACTTCCGGTTCACGGGCCACGAGCGGGACCCGGAGTCCGGCCTTGACTACATGCCTGCCAGGTCGTACGATTACGACATAGGCAGGTTCCTGCGGCCCGATCCCATGCAGGACGAGTACCCGGGGATCAGTCCGTACGCCTATGCCGCCAACAATCCGCTCAAGTATGTGGATCCGGATGGACGTATCGTTTTCCCTGCGATACTGGGGTTACTCTACACCGCTTCCGAAGTTGCCTCTACAGGTTACGATGTCTACAACCTTTACGAAACGCTCCAGGACCCGAAATCGACCAAGGGCGATGTGGGGATGGCAGTTGTCGGTTTGGGGCTTGGTACGGCATTACCGGGACCAGGAAGCGCGTATGCCAGGGGAGCGAAGTCTCTGCTTAAGAAGGCGGGTGACTATGTAAAAAAGGCGTTTCCTGGAGGTAAAGGGAATGTCAAAGGACTGGAAAGTCCTTTCAAGGGGAATAACTCAAGAATTACCGGCAATGATTTAAAATCCATGAGAATGGAATT
It contains:
- a CDS encoding HEPN domain-containing protein, which gives rise to VLLAAAERDFHALRGMQDITVFADEIFGFHVQQAAEKLFKAWLALLGETYPPTHDLAMLVEMVKAQEAAVLEFDILVEYTSFAVQFRYGPSDQGTSPLNRSLAVRHVEALLNLVRSRLLDS
- a CDS encoding mannonate dehydratase — encoded protein: MYIGTQTRCRNDTDIEVLAQLGVFNVDQTPEEPWAEWTADLLKAQRERFDRYGINLEMIHIPLGSSSAFDNEAGAIFLGKSDARDRALDRMCETVRMASEAGLRGLNYNITLLGHLRTEPKYGRGGAKLSSFDYDKLDQARPEFEGGPADEDEMWERIDHWLKTIIPVAEEYKVQMACHPSDPGIGHGRTYRGVARVLGMSDGFKKLIDLYDSPYNGLNFCQGCMSESLENPSEEIFDVIRYFGTRKKIFNVHFRNIKGRLNNFVEVFPDEGDVDMLKAMRTYKEVGYEYMIMPDHVPGISGPEAGQVGFAYAYGYIHAAIQAANAAD
- a CDS encoding MFS transporter encodes the protein MARILLLGIISGFPWVLIGSCLNLWLKEDGLSRTAIGWASLIFGVYAFNFLWAPLIDRIRLPLLTGWLGHRRAWIVTLQAVILACLVLWSLAQPTADLSVVVAIGLVIAIASATQDIAIDALRIEQIGTSESESMAAGAATAVVGWWTGFKLGGVIALETAQALQNAGVEDYWQTTFLCLGAVVMLCNIGLAFVRETNAADRIAAQAEDDERIASGLALPSGFGRVVAWFAGTVANPLTSFFRRNGFAIAAAVLGFVFLFKIGEAFLGRMSLIFYREIGFTLSDIALYSKGLGWVVTVAFTVLGGFFAIRVGLVPAMFAAGIAMAATNLLFATLAWTGKSELMFATAVVADDITGAFATVIFVAFISMLVDRTYTATQYALLASIGTAGRTLFAASSGEMVDWLDGDWGTFFIITALMVVPSLACLWAIRSKLRDLLAGKRVRIFGKTMQEEPEEAT
- a CDS encoding cytochrome c, giving the protein MTQLVEGTITPGTIGFHEIPGEFVQDGKTLYARYGCTVCHGLDGHGDGPISYTLKPPPRDFRDPGAYRIGRDVVTIAGMLKDGIPDSPSMVPFPHIKDEERFKIAMYVASLQPSADAPSTESEETK
- a CDS encoding copper chaperone PCu(A)C, with the protein product MMHWTRSGRSRWLFVSLVVFVFGCQPADDLEITGAWVRATPPNRDVTAAYLVIENRSDRPRELLSVETTAAEYTELHTMRQVDDMMEMKKIERLVVPAHGEAALEPGGNHIMLFGVKRQLAEGDSVSLTLRFADQSTRNVTAEVLKGM
- a CDS encoding SCO family protein encodes the protein MGVIRRTIQFKIPWHRSGFFTHLVTMLAAFLLLFPGCRAEPPPPPQIDIPELLDYGERFGGDFTLTDQDEARFDLSEHRGDAFLIFFGYTYCPDACPLMLSKLAAVYDVLDLAPGQSVRTIYITVDPSRDTPKQLREYLAYFSTVDVRGLTGSKEEIDEVAEQYGVLYKFQEPNEAGHYLVAHTTTLFLVDREGRLRYRFHPSDTPELIAAGVKLLFE